A single genomic interval of Pseudodesulfovibrio sp. S3 harbors:
- a CDS encoding sigma-54 dependent transcriptional regulator, translating into MALNLDGMIGNSPALAEVFKVLGKVAPTDSTVLVTGESGTGKELLVRALHRNSSRRNMPFVPINCGAIPRELLESELFGHEKGAFTHAIRSRPGRFEMADGGTIFLDEIGEMDLSLQVKILRALQEKEIERVGGTCIKKVDVRVVAATNRELETEVAAGRFREDLFYRLNVIPLELPPLRNRGGDILLLAEHFLKNHCGCKTHKGLTLSPRAKDMLLTYSWPGNVRELENFMERLSILCENSEVQPEDLPEKIFNDIGERPLKKVEALQVVYQAGFSWPSLKDMRDKDLQLKDFMEAIEGRLLAEALEEADGVKNKAAELVGIKRTTLIEKLKKRDLL; encoded by the coding sequence TCGCACCCACGGATAGCACCGTGTTGGTGACCGGCGAGTCCGGCACCGGTAAAGAGCTGCTTGTCAGAGCGTTGCATCGCAACAGTTCGCGCCGAAACATGCCATTTGTTCCTATCAATTGCGGGGCCATCCCCAGAGAGCTGCTCGAATCCGAACTCTTCGGCCATGAAAAGGGCGCCTTCACCCATGCCATTCGTTCCAGGCCCGGCCGGTTCGAAATGGCCGATGGCGGCACCATCTTCCTGGACGAGATAGGCGAGATGGATTTGTCGCTCCAAGTCAAGATTCTGCGGGCCCTTCAGGAGAAGGAGATCGAGCGTGTTGGCGGCACCTGCATCAAGAAGGTGGATGTGCGCGTGGTGGCGGCCACCAACCGGGAGCTGGAAACCGAGGTCGCGGCGGGGCGGTTCCGCGAGGATTTGTTCTACCGTCTCAATGTCATCCCTTTGGAACTGCCTCCGCTGCGCAACCGGGGGGGCGATATCCTGTTGTTGGCCGAGCACTTCCTGAAGAATCATTGCGGCTGCAAGACGCACAAGGGTCTCACGCTGTCTCCGAGGGCGAAGGATATGCTCCTGACCTATTCCTGGCCCGGCAACGTGCGCGAGTTGGAAAACTTCATGGAGCGGCTTTCCATCCTGTGCGAGAACAGCGAAGTCCAGCCCGAGGATCTGCCGGAAAAGATATTCAACGATATCGGAGAGCGCCCCCTCAAGAAGGTGGAGGCACTCCAGGTCGTGTACCAGGCAGGTTTTTCCTGGCCCTCCCTCAAGGATATGCGCGACAAGGATCTTCAGCTCAAGGATTTCATGGAGGCCATAGAAGGACGGCTCCTGGCCGAGGCGTTGGAGGAGGCGGATGGCGTCAAGAACAAGGCCGCGGAGCTGGTCGGCATCAAGCGGACCACCCTTATCGAAAAGCTGAAAAAGAGGGATTTGTTATAA
- the rbfA gene encoding 30S ribosome-binding factor RbfA: MKASSSRRAVRMGDQIMREVATLLVEEAADPRLQLVTLSGVRMNANLRIAEIFYTVSGDAEHRKEVQSGLEKATGFLRSRLGRILKLQFTPELRFQFDEFLEDVVYGKSNTTD; encoded by the coding sequence ATGAAAGCATCCAGTTCAAGACGCGCTGTCCGCATGGGCGACCAGATCATGCGCGAAGTCGCTACCCTGCTGGTGGAAGAAGCGGCTGACCCGCGCCTGCAACTCGTCACTCTTTCCGGGGTGCGCATGAATGCAAACCTCCGCATCGCCGAGATATTCTACACGGTTTCCGGTGACGCGGAACACCGCAAAGAGGTCCAATCCGGCCTGGAAAAAGCCACGGGCTTCCTGCGCTCCAGACTGGGCCGCATTCTCAAGCTGCAGTTCACCCCGGAGCTCCGGTTCCAATTCGACGAATTTCTTGAGGACGTGGTTTATGGAAAATCCAATACAACGGATTAG
- the pnp gene encoding polyribonucleotide nucleotidyltransferase gives MTMIPFDATSLTTTVGGIDITIETGKYARQASGAVTISSGNTTVLVTAVTQPLEIDRGFFPLTCNYQEMAYAAGRVPGNYFRREGRPSERETLVSRLIDRPIRPLFAKGFSDEVQIIATVLSADKRVNPDVLALTGASAACHISKMPFLGPIVGARVGYVDGEFVLYPTYKGIEERSSLNLIFAATRDAMVMVEGGGNFVSEDMVADALAWGHEQVAPLFDLQDALREKVGVAKLEVTAPERDEEVAAFLGDFISADLEKALTTPEKMVRYAAKDAAKQKAKEAVAAKFPEDETKLKAVGDIIGDMTKKIVRERIVKEGLRIDGRDTTTVRPLSIEVGMLQQTHGSVLFRRGETSALAVATLGSTRDEQRYDSLLGDATKRFMLHYNFPPYCVGEARMLRGTSRREVGHGALAERALTPVLPSPDDFPFTIRVVSEIMESNGSSSMASVCGATMSLMDAGVPISAPVAGIAMGLCKEGDQYFVLTDILGDEDALGDMDFKVAGTKDGITAIQMDIKIAGIPPEVLKKALYQAKEARTHILDHMAEVLENPRPELSTLAPQMAVVHIDPEKIRSVIGPGGKNIKAITAETEADIDIEDSGKISIFAPTLASMEKAKEMVLYYDQKPEPGKNYLGTVRKVLEVGALVEILPGLEGMLHISQLDFERVERVEDVVQLGQEVWVKCISLEPGGRIRLSRKAWLMEEAGQEVNLEEFKRPAPRDGDRGPRRDSRGPRRDSRGGGRDRR, from the coding sequence ATGACGATGATTCCTTTTGATGCCACCAGCCTGACCACTACGGTCGGCGGTATAGACATCACCATCGAAACCGGCAAATACGCCCGCCAGGCATCTGGTGCGGTGACTATTTCGTCCGGTAACACCACCGTTCTGGTCACGGCCGTGACCCAGCCTCTGGAAATTGACCGGGGCTTTTTCCCGCTGACCTGCAACTATCAGGAAATGGCGTATGCCGCCGGTCGCGTACCGGGCAACTACTTCCGCCGCGAAGGCCGTCCGTCCGAGCGTGAGACCCTGGTCTCCCGTCTCATCGACCGCCCTATCCGTCCCCTGTTCGCCAAAGGCTTTTCCGACGAAGTGCAGATCATTGCCACGGTCCTGTCCGCTGACAAGCGCGTCAACCCGGACGTCCTGGCTCTGACCGGCGCGTCCGCAGCCTGCCACATCTCCAAAATGCCTTTCCTCGGCCCCATCGTTGGCGCCCGAGTGGGTTACGTTGACGGCGAGTTCGTCCTCTACCCCACCTACAAGGGCATTGAAGAGCGTTCCTCCCTGAACCTGATCTTTGCGGCCACCCGCGATGCCATGGTCATGGTTGAAGGCGGCGGTAATTTCGTGTCCGAAGACATGGTTGCCGATGCTCTGGCCTGGGGCCACGAACAAGTCGCCCCGCTCTTCGATCTTCAGGACGCCCTGCGTGAAAAGGTCGGCGTTGCCAAGCTTGAAGTAACCGCCCCCGAGCGCGACGAAGAAGTGGCTGCATTTCTGGGCGACTTCATCTCCGCAGACCTGGAAAAGGCCCTGACCACTCCCGAAAAGATGGTCCGCTACGCCGCCAAGGACGCTGCAAAGCAAAAAGCCAAGGAAGCTGTAGCCGCAAAGTTCCCCGAGGACGAGACCAAGCTCAAGGCTGTCGGCGACATCATCGGCGACATGACCAAGAAGATCGTGCGTGAACGCATCGTCAAGGAAGGACTGCGCATCGACGGTCGCGACACCACCACCGTCCGCCCCCTTTCCATCGAAGTCGGCATGTTGCAGCAGACCCACGGATCGGTCCTGTTCCGCCGCGGCGAGACCTCTGCCCTGGCCGTTGCCACCCTGGGTTCCACCCGTGACGAACAACGTTACGACTCCCTGCTCGGCGATGCCACCAAGCGTTTCATGCTGCACTACAACTTCCCGCCCTACTGCGTCGGTGAAGCCCGCATGCTGCGCGGCACCTCCCGCCGCGAAGTGGGCCACGGCGCACTTGCCGAACGTGCCCTGACCCCGGTTCTGCCCAGCCCGGACGATTTCCCGTTCACCATCCGCGTGGTCTCCGAGATCATGGAATCCAACGGTTCCTCCTCCATGGCCAGCGTTTGCGGTGCCACCATGTCCCTCATGGACGCAGGTGTACCCATTTCCGCTCCGGTTGCCGGTATCGCCATGGGTTTGTGCAAGGAAGGCGACCAGTACTTCGTCCTGACCGACATCCTCGGCGACGAGGACGCGCTGGGTGACATGGACTTCAAGGTCGCAGGCACCAAAGACGGCATCACCGCCATCCAGATGGACATCAAGATCGCCGGAATTCCGCCTGAAGTGCTGAAAAAGGCCCTGTACCAAGCCAAGGAAGCCCGCACCCACATCCTCGACCACATGGCCGAAGTGCTGGAAAATCCGCGTCCCGAGCTGTCCACCCTGGCTCCGCAGATGGCCGTCGTGCATATCGACCCCGAAAAAATCCGTTCGGTCATCGGACCCGGCGGCAAGAATATCAAGGCCATTACCGCCGAAACCGAAGCCGACATCGACATCGAGGATTCCGGCAAGATCTCCATTTTCGCCCCGACCCTGGCGTCCATGGAAAAGGCCAAGGAAATGGTCCTCTACTACGACCAGAAGCCCGAACCGGGCAAGAACTACCTCGGCACGGTCCGCAAGGTTCTGGAAGTCGGCGCACTCGTCGAAATCCTGCCCGGTCTGGAAGGTATGCTGCACATTTCCCAGCTCGACTTCGAGCGCGTGGAACGCGTGGAAGACGTGGTTCAGCTCGGCCAGGAAGTCTGGGTCAAGTGCATCTCGCTTGAGCCGGGCGGACGCATCCGTCTGTCCCGCAAGGCATGGCTCATGGAAGAAGCAGGCCAGGAAGTGAACCTGGAAGAATTCAAGCGCCCCGCACCGCGCGACGGCGACCGTGGCCCGCGCCGTGACAGCCGTGGTCCGCGCCGTGACAGCCGTGGCGGTGGCCGCGACCGTCGCTAA
- the rpsO gene encoding 30S ribosomal protein S15 has protein sequence MVMTAEDKKRIVEEYKTCEGDTGSPEVQVALLTARILYLSDHFKAHSKDHHSRTGLLKMVGQRRKLLKYLQNKDVQRYRDLIGRLGLRK, from the coding sequence GTGGTTATGACTGCTGAAGATAAGAAAAGAATTGTTGAAGAGTACAAAACCTGTGAAGGTGATACCGGATCTCCCGAAGTGCAGGTCGCACTGCTGACCGCACGCATTTTGTACCTGTCCGATCACTTCAAGGCCCATTCCAAGGACCACCACTCCCGCACCGGCCTGCTGAAAATGGTCGGCCAGCGCAGGAAGCTCCTCAAATACCTGCAAAACAAAGATGTTCAGCGCTATCGTGACCTCATTGGTCGCCTTGGTCTGCGCAAGTAG
- a CDS encoding UXX-star (seleno)protein family 1: MGTIIIYGKTTCPHTKRALAAYPEARFVDVLASSANLDEMLQYSGGKKKIPVIVLNGQATIGYNRGS, encoded by the coding sequence ATGGGAACAATAATCATCTATGGAAAAACCACCTGCCCGCACACCAAGCGGGCGCTGGCCGCATATCCCGAAGCACGCTTTGTGGATGTGCTAGCCTCGTCAGCCAACCTTGATGAAATGCTGCAATACTCCGGCGGGAAAAAAAAGATACCGGTCATCGTCCTGAACGGACAGGCGACCATCGGCTACAATCGCGGCTCCTGA
- a CDS encoding bifunctional oligoribonuclease/PAP phosphatase NrnA gives MENPIQRISEILRDQDDFLVASHFNPDGDAIGSTCAMGHILASLDKQFTLYNPSGIPDRYNYVNTVAPIATVLPNPLPAWTIVMDCGADDRMGEALLGRADETSIINIDHHLGNKNYGAVNWVDPTQPAVGSMLATLATELGIALNGDLAECIYLAVSTDTGFFTYGNTTPESLEMAATMLRNGLDIARMNMLITKQWSENRMDLWTEALSGKELFLDRQVAVTVVTKEMFARTGTTSEDTENIINFLRRLKSVRVAVIFREEGPDLYKFSLRSYGNDNVQEIASRFGGGGHRNASGGTIAAPIDEAKSMLISTIADVLELR, from the coding sequence ATGGAAAATCCAATACAACGGATTAGCGAGATTTTGAGGGATCAGGACGATTTCCTGGTTGCCTCACACTTCAATCCCGACGGCGACGCCATAGGCTCCACCTGCGCCATGGGGCACATCCTTGCCAGCCTGGACAAGCAGTTCACCCTGTACAATCCCAGCGGAATCCCGGATCGGTACAACTATGTAAACACGGTCGCCCCCATTGCCACAGTTCTGCCCAATCCCCTCCCGGCCTGGACCATAGTCATGGATTGCGGGGCCGACGACCGCATGGGAGAAGCCCTGTTGGGCCGTGCGGACGAAACCAGCATCATCAACATCGACCATCACCTGGGAAACAAGAATTACGGTGCCGTGAACTGGGTGGACCCGACACAACCCGCTGTGGGCAGTATGCTCGCAACCCTGGCTACCGAACTCGGCATAGCCCTGAACGGCGACCTGGCCGAATGCATCTACCTTGCCGTATCCACGGACACCGGATTCTTCACCTATGGGAACACTACCCCGGAATCCCTGGAAATGGCGGCGACCATGCTTCGCAACGGCCTGGACATTGCGCGCATGAACATGCTCATCACCAAGCAATGGTCCGAAAACCGCATGGACCTCTGGACCGAAGCCCTGAGCGGCAAGGAACTCTTTCTGGACCGACAGGTGGCCGTCACCGTGGTGACCAAAGAGATGTTCGCCCGCACCGGCACGACCAGCGAAGACACGGAGAACATCATCAATTTCCTGCGCCGCCTCAAATCCGTGCGCGTGGCCGTGATCTTCCGTGAAGAGGGACCGGATCTCTACAAGTTCAGTCTGCGGTCCTATGGCAACGACAACGTTCAGGAAATAGCCAGCCGATTCGGCGGCGGCGGACACAGGAACGCTTCGGGCGGCACCATTGCCGCTCCCATTGACGAAGCCAAATCCATGCTTATTTCTACCATAGCCGATGTCTTGGAGCTCAGATAG
- the truB gene encoding tRNA pseudouridine(55) synthase TruB produces the protein MGRKRNKRSPQQLDGLLILNKPSGPTSAACLNDIKHRLKQYKIGHGGTLDPMAQGVLLVLLGHGTKLAPYLTGGTKTYSGTFRLGISTDTLDIQGEIVQESPVDATVEDVEREIMYWKELTEQEVPAYSAAKHEGKPLYALAREGKETPVKIKPIVISHVEMLDVQMPEAAFRVSCSAGTYIRSLVHSLGTRIGCGATLTSLIRESSEPFGLDQALDLEDVLENPETFPERVIPLKDTLPHWPKYQLTEPLAKLVMNGAWLPVAEQPGELLAGSLGDYALLLDTQGEPLALVEAKLQDDMPKWAILRGLWNQD, from the coding sequence ATGGGCCGTAAACGCAACAAGAGAAGCCCGCAGCAGCTCGACGGCCTGCTGATCCTGAACAAACCGAGCGGTCCCACCTCAGCCGCCTGCCTGAATGACATCAAACATCGCCTCAAGCAGTACAAGATCGGCCACGGCGGGACGCTGGACCCCATGGCCCAAGGCGTGTTATTGGTCTTGCTCGGACACGGCACCAAACTTGCGCCGTACCTGACTGGCGGCACCAAGACCTATTCCGGTACATTTCGACTCGGAATATCAACGGATACCCTTGATATTCAAGGTGAAATAGTCCAAGAAAGCCCGGTCGACGCCACTGTCGAAGATGTCGAACGTGAAATTATGTATTGGAAAGAGTTGACAGAGCAGGAAGTTCCTGCCTATTCGGCTGCCAAACATGAGGGCAAACCGTTGTATGCCCTGGCCCGCGAGGGCAAGGAAACACCGGTCAAGATAAAGCCCATTGTTATTTCTCATGTGGAAATGCTGGACGTGCAAATGCCTGAAGCGGCATTCAGGGTCAGTTGCTCCGCCGGTACCTACATACGTTCCCTGGTCCACAGCTTGGGGACACGAATCGGGTGCGGCGCGACACTGACCAGCCTGATCCGGGAGTCGAGCGAGCCTTTCGGGCTTGATCAGGCCCTTGATCTCGAAGACGTTCTGGAGAATCCGGAAACCTTTCCGGAACGGGTGATCCCCTTGAAGGACACCCTGCCCCACTGGCCAAAGTATCAGTTGACCGAACCGCTGGCAAAACTCGTGATGAACGGGGCTTGGCTACCGGTCGCTGAGCAACCCGGCGAGCTTTTGGCGGGCAGTCTCGGCGATTATGCCCTGCTGCTTGATACCCAAGGTGAACCGCTGGCTCTGGTGGAGGCAAAACTTCAGGACGACATGCCCAAATGGGCCATTCTCCGAGGTCTTTGGAATCAGGACTGA
- a CDS encoding DUF503 domain-containing protein: MIIGILHLEFRLHGNRSLKGKRKVALSLKQKLRNKFNVSVAEVDALDVHDKLVLGVVTTANATERVESRLAKALAMVEAISPAELTRCNTEIFSDSD; encoded by the coding sequence ATGATAATAGGCATCCTCCATCTTGAATTCCGGCTGCACGGAAACCGCTCCCTCAAGGGAAAACGCAAGGTGGCCCTGAGTCTGAAACAGAAACTGCGCAACAAGTTCAATGTATCCGTTGCCGAAGTGGACGCCCTGGACGTCCATGACAAACTGGTTTTGGGCGTGGTGACCACGGCCAACGCCACCGAACGGGTCGAAAGCCGTCTGGCCAAAGCACTGGCCATGGTCGAGGCCATCTCTCCGGCAGAGTTGACCCGATGCAATACTGAAATTTTTTCCGATTCCGATTAA
- the amrB gene encoding AmmeMemoRadiSam system protein B: MDRQPVVAGRFYDAHPDQLNAVVDGFLGLGGGKRTERTLLAMVPHAGYVFSGAVCGKTLGMANLAQTVLLLGPNHTGRGERFALWNEGAWNIPGGSLPIDTELADALLASDSNVVADTAAHLGEHSLEVILPFLHRLNPATAIVPVSISSPSLDSLKQVGQAVGQALKAFSRPVSIVVSSDMSHYISHDDAKKMDSMALEAAVSLDPATLYSTVRARNISMCGVLPMTVGLFAALELGATRGELVAYATSGEVSGDYDQVVGYAGVLVS, translated from the coding sequence ATGGACAGACAGCCTGTTGTCGCCGGTCGGTTTTATGATGCGCACCCTGACCAGTTGAATGCCGTGGTCGATGGGTTTCTCGGCCTGGGTGGCGGGAAACGGACGGAGCGGACCCTCCTGGCCATGGTGCCTCATGCCGGATACGTCTTTTCCGGGGCGGTCTGCGGGAAGACGTTGGGCATGGCCAATCTCGCGCAGACTGTTCTTCTGCTCGGTCCAAACCATACCGGACGCGGCGAACGCTTTGCCCTGTGGAACGAAGGGGCGTGGAATATTCCGGGCGGTTCCCTGCCCATCGATACGGAGTTGGCAGATGCCTTGCTGGCCTCCGATTCCAATGTTGTCGCCGACACTGCCGCGCACCTGGGCGAACACTCCCTTGAGGTGATCCTGCCGTTCCTCCATCGCCTCAATCCGGCCACAGCCATCGTGCCTGTGTCCATATCCTCACCCTCTCTGGACTCCCTGAAACAGGTTGGCCAGGCCGTCGGGCAGGCGCTCAAGGCCTTTTCCCGGCCCGTGTCCATCGTGGTCAGCTCGGACATGAGCCACTACATATCCCACGACGATGCCAAGAAGATGGATTCCATGGCCCTGGAAGCAGCCGTGAGCCTGGACCCGGCAACTCTGTACTCCACTGTCCGGGCCAGGAACATCTCCATGTGCGGCGTGCTGCCCATGACGGTAGGGTTGTTTGCCGCGTTGGAACTGGGAGCAACCAGGGGCGAACTGGTTGCCTACGCCACTTCGGGCGAGGTGTCGGGCGATTATGATCAGGTGGTCGGGTATGCGGGCGTGCTGGTCAGCTGA
- a CDS encoding tetratricopeptide repeat protein: MAALLAGLILVGPAHALRVNFASQGDSDKMTFSFDSDKLPQSSVARIGKTELKVLLPVGIWDREAKPTTKDFPGKLVKSITVRENSIEIVTKTDAFGYIRVPSPGKPVFVLQLFRDPIGARWKPSVKPAPTPAPQPAAQPAPETAPEVVPAPKAEVSRAAEVAQNLAAIQPPAANPAEPAPARAGEDLPPEVPASDRKPFFAVPYSVRDEVAAPAGSPGQGVSAEPAEVETGDYPPASELRFKAVNKMAEEVKFAELAGAGGGRATVVQPRPVAPVSIPEAGSPTDSGMPEPSQAVGAVAPPAPAEISGQGQVGGTVSPPPGAASAPVPPSPPEVSGQGQVVGSVAPPPVVVDAAPPPESVPEEMVRVTENVQEVQPPEAQPAEAVDAADVAAADPSVEGEQKVQPGTGGEAPKELTAEEKAKAQEEEIRNQLYEAQSLMFNGALAEALSIFEDILKQPKVPDEVREETLYAVADIKKQLNSDDLSGKFDEVAQAYIEAMNANLRSNKVPRALLNLGLLNLQVGNFPEARAYFNILQEKYPDDDNIPSISYYWGEYFYRKGDYKKAADQFQYLIQTYPEHQLVKQAAFYLADSLNRTGFLEQAFQIVDYIDKRWPDFYMENMEFLRLAGGVEMQLKKWALAKDHYFTYYNLNPEAEGADVVLARIGDIYIRQGQTEPAKQIYEKAVTNYPDREGGLIAKMRLAEEGIYDDPAMHEMVDVFDRPYNLNPQNVYTEIVSKYPDSELAPIAQLKLAMWYAFHKKYPEALTAAQDLIEKYPDSPLVDKAKSLGDSVFVQAVPGMMGEERYARVVRYWETYDFIGKEGSKVDDKTKIAIATSYWKIGQPEKALALIEPYLQKEQKPGVSDEALGLAVNIYLDQLAWKEIADLVAMASKNWTLKPEQKRQLDYARAMSLQNLGNASQAMPMWAELAKDVAVDPAFRAYAMYYMAKDAMQRQDLRRVFVYAQEALALLLQTNGDPEKIKDTVLMSIYATERSGRYEEALKWAKEYDKYIEVENPEWASTRFKLARIYRKAGAMGEWKQLLSDIIEKKPDSLQAQLAKSALETYELEQKALEYAPNPG; the protein is encoded by the coding sequence ATGGCGGCCCTCCTGGCTGGACTGATTCTTGTCGGTCCGGCACACGCCCTGCGCGTCAATTTCGCTTCCCAGGGCGATTCAGATAAGATGACATTTTCTTTTGATTCCGACAAGTTGCCGCAGTCATCTGTGGCGCGTATCGGAAAGACCGAACTGAAGGTTCTGCTTCCGGTCGGTATCTGGGACAGGGAAGCCAAGCCCACTACCAAGGATTTTCCCGGCAAGCTGGTCAAGTCCATTACGGTCCGGGAAAACTCCATTGAGATCGTCACCAAAACCGATGCGTTCGGTTATATTCGTGTGCCTTCACCGGGCAAACCGGTGTTTGTCCTTCAGTTGTTCCGCGACCCCATCGGTGCGCGTTGGAAACCGTCGGTAAAGCCTGCCCCGACTCCAGCTCCTCAGCCTGCCGCGCAACCGGCCCCTGAGACAGCCCCTGAAGTTGTCCCGGCCCCAAAGGCCGAGGTTTCTCGGGCAGCTGAGGTGGCGCAAAATCTGGCAGCTATCCAGCCGCCCGCAGCCAATCCTGCGGAGCCGGCTCCGGCCAGGGCTGGAGAGGATCTGCCGCCTGAGGTACCCGCCAGTGATCGCAAGCCGTTTTTTGCGGTGCCGTATTCGGTGCGTGATGAAGTCGCCGCTCCTGCCGGATCCCCTGGGCAGGGTGTTTCCGCAGAGCCTGCCGAGGTGGAGACCGGTGACTATCCGCCTGCCAGCGAATTGCGCTTCAAGGCCGTGAACAAGATGGCTGAGGAAGTGAAATTTGCCGAGTTGGCCGGAGCAGGAGGCGGGAGGGCTACCGTTGTCCAGCCTCGTCCGGTTGCCCCCGTATCCATCCCCGAGGCCGGTTCCCCGACCGATTCCGGGATGCCGGAGCCGAGTCAGGCCGTGGGTGCCGTGGCTCCGCCGGCCCCGGCAGAAATTTCCGGGCAGGGACAGGTCGGCGGCACCGTGTCCCCGCCTCCCGGTGCTGCTTCGGCACCGGTCCCGCCTTCCCCGCCGGAGGTTTCCGGCCAGGGGCAGGTTGTGGGCAGCGTAGCCCCTCCGCCTGTCGTGGTGGACGCCGCACCGCCGCCGGAATCCGTGCCCGAGGAAATGGTTCGGGTGACTGAGAATGTTCAGGAAGTGCAACCGCCCGAAGCACAACCTGCGGAAGCCGTTGACGCTGCTGATGTTGCTGCAGCCGATCCGTCTGTCGAAGGTGAGCAGAAGGTCCAGCCCGGTACCGGGGGTGAAGCGCCCAAGGAGTTGACGGCCGAGGAAAAGGCCAAGGCTCAGGAAGAGGAGATCAGGAATCAGCTTTACGAGGCGCAGTCCCTGATGTTCAACGGAGCCCTGGCGGAAGCGCTGTCTATTTTTGAAGATATTTTGAAACAGCCGAAGGTTCCGGATGAAGTGCGAGAGGAAACCCTCTACGCAGTGGCCGACATCAAGAAGCAGCTCAACTCCGACGACCTTTCGGGCAAGTTCGACGAAGTGGCCCAGGCGTATATAGAGGCCATGAATGCCAATCTGCGGTCCAACAAGGTGCCGCGGGCGCTCCTCAATCTCGGATTGCTCAATTTGCAGGTGGGGAACTTCCCGGAGGCTCGCGCATACTTTAATATTCTTCAGGAGAAGTACCCGGACGACGACAACATCCCGTCCATCAGTTACTATTGGGGCGAATATTTCTATCGCAAGGGCGACTACAAGAAGGCCGCCGATCAGTTCCAATATCTCATTCAGACCTATCCCGAGCATCAGCTCGTCAAGCAGGCGGCCTTTTATCTGGCCGATTCCCTGAACCGAACCGGCTTTCTTGAGCAGGCGTTTCAGATCGTCGATTACATAGACAAGCGGTGGCCTGATTTCTATATGGAAAACATGGAATTCCTGAGACTGGCCGGCGGTGTTGAAATGCAGCTCAAGAAGTGGGCTCTAGCCAAGGATCATTACTTCACCTATTACAACCTCAACCCCGAAGCCGAGGGGGCCGACGTTGTTCTGGCCCGTATCGGGGATATCTACATTCGCCAGGGGCAAACGGAACCGGCCAAACAGATATACGAAAAGGCCGTTACCAACTATCCCGACCGGGAAGGCGGCCTGATCGCCAAGATGCGTTTGGCCGAAGAAGGTATTTATGACGATCCGGCCATGCATGAGATGGTCGATGTTTTTGATCGTCCCTATAATCTCAATCCACAGAATGTGTATACGGAGATCGTGTCCAAGTACCCGGACAGTGAACTTGCGCCCATTGCCCAGCTCAAGCTGGCCATGTGGTACGCCTTCCACAAGAAGTATCCGGAGGCGTTGACAGCCGCTCAGGATCTCATAGAGAAGTATCCTGACAGCCCTCTTGTGGACAAGGCCAAGAGCTTGGGGGATTCGGTCTTTGTGCAGGCCGTGCCTGGCATGATGGGCGAAGAACGGTATGCCCGTGTGGTCCGCTACTGGGAGACGTATGATTTTATCGGCAAGGAAGGGTCAAAGGTCGACGACAAGACCAAGATCGCCATCGCCACCAGTTATTGGAAGATAGGTCAGCCCGAAAAGGCCCTGGCCTTGATAGAGCCGTACTTGCAGAAAGAGCAGAAACCGGGTGTTTCCGACGAGGCCCTTGGACTGGCTGTAAACATATATCTGGATCAATTGGCCTGGAAGGAAATCGCTGATCTGGTGGCCATGGCCAGCAAGAACTGGACGCTCAAGCCGGAGCAGAAGAGGCAGCTCGACTATGCTCGGGCCATGTCCTTGCAGAACCTCGGCAATGCCAGTCAGGCTATGCCCATGTGGGCGGAACTGGCCAAGGATGTGGCCGTGGACCCGGCTTTTCGCGCTTATGCCATGTATTACATGGCCAAGGACGCCATGCAGCGCCAGGATCTGCGCCGGGTGTTTGTTTACGCCCAGGAAGCACTGGCGCTCCTGCTCCAGACAAACGGCGACCCGGAAAAGATCAAGGACACCGTGTTGATGTCCATCTATGCCACCGAACGTTCCGGTCGGTACGAGGAAGCCCTCAAGTGGGCCAAGGAGTATGACAAGTATATTGAAGTGGAGAACCCGGAGTGGGCTTCCACCCGCTTCAAGCTGGCCCGCATCTATCGCAAGGCCGGGGCCATGGGCGAATGGAAGCAGCTTTTGAGCGACATCATCGAGAAAAAGCCCGATTCCCTGCAGGCGCAACTCGCCAAATCCGCGCTTGAGACCTATGAGCTCGAGCAGAAGGCCCTGGAATACGCACCCAATCCCGGTTAG